Within the Gemmatimonadetes bacterium SCN 70-22 genome, the region GGAGGGGGCGCGGCGAAGTAGGGGTCGCGCAGCGCCGCCTCGACGACCTCCTGGACGGGGAGCCCCTGGCGGGCCAGGGCGCCGTCCACGTCGTAGCGCAGCGAGGGGACGAGGGCGCGCGTGACGCCGTCGATCACCACCACGCCGGGGCCGGTGTCGAAGGCGCGGACCCCGGTCACTCCCCCGTTAGGCGGGACGACGGTGACGTTCCCGATCCCCCCGATGTTCTGCAGCGCGCGCCAGTGGGCGCCGCCGAAGAGCAGCGCATCGGCGATGGGGACGAGCGGCGCCCCCTGCCCTCCCGCCGCCATGTCGCGCACGCGGAAGTCGGAGACGACGGGGCGCCCCAGGCGCTCGGCGATCACCGACGCCTCCCCCACCTGCCACGTGGAGTGCCCGGGGACGTGCCAGAGCGTCTGCCCGTGCGAGGCGATGGCCGCCACCTCGCGCCGCGCGACCCCCGACTCGGCGATCACCTGCACGGCGGCACGCGCCAGCAGCTCGCCGAGGTCGAAGTTGAGCCGGCAGTACTCCTCCGGCGTCCCCTCGCGCAGGGCGCGCGCCAGCCGCGCGCGCTGGGCCTCGTCGTAGGCCACGACGTCGTAGCCCAGCAGCTCGTAGCCGATGCGCCCGCCCTCGCCCGCGCGCGTGAAGCGCACCACGGCGGCCGAGATCCCGTCGAGCGACGTCCCGGACATCAGTCCCACCACGATCGTCATCGCTGTCCTGCGTTAGGGTCATGGAGAGGCGCCATCCTCCGCCCCCCCGTGCCGGCGCCTGACGCTCAGGGCACCGGGGGCGGCTCCCCTCCCACCACGCGCCGGATCACGCCATCCCCCTGCTCCAGCGCCCGCTCCGCCTCGTCGCGCCCCACGCCGAGCAAGTGCATCACGATGGCCAGCTTCACCAGCCCGCCGGCACGCTCCAGCAGCGCGCGCGCCTCGTCGCGCGACACGTCGCACACCTCCATGATGATGCGCTGGCTGCGGTCGACGAGCTTCAGGTTGGTCGCCCTGAGGTCGACCATGAGGTTCCCGAAGGTCTTCCCGATGCGGATCATCGCCCCCGTGGTGAGCATGTTCAGCACCAGCTTGGTCGCCGTCCCGGCCTTGAGGCGCGTGGAGCCGGTGACGACCTCCGGCCCCGTGACCGGGATGATCGCCAGGTCGAGCGTGGCGGCGAAGCCGTCGTCGATGTGGGTGCAGGCGACGAGCCCGGCGACCGCGCCCAGCTCCTTCGCCCTCGCCAGGGCGCCTCGCACGAACGGCGTCGTCCCCGAGGCGGCGATCCCGATGACGACGTCGCCCGCGCGCACGCCATGTTCGTCCACGGCGCGCGCCCCGTTCTCCGGGAGGTCCTCGGCCCCTTCCTGCGCGCGGAAGACCGCGTCGATGCCGCCGGCGATGATCCCCTGCACCAGCTCGGGGTCGCTCCCGAAGGTGGGGGGACACTCGCTGGCGTCGAGGATCCCGAGCCGCCCCGACGTGCCGGCGCCGGCGTAGAAGAGCCTCCCCCCGTGGCGGAAGGCTTGCTCGATGAACGAGATCCCCCTTGCGATCTCCTCACGCTGCGTCGCCACGGCCTCGGGGACGCCGCGATCCTCGGCATTAATGATGTCGACGATCTCGAGCGGCGAGGCGAGGTCGATGTTGGCCGAGCGCGGGTTGCGGTGTTCGGTGATGCGGGGATCGAGCGCTCGTCGTGGCACGCGAGTCGTGACTGAGGGTAACGAGGGGAGTTCGCTGTCTCTCCCCTGGGACACGTCATAACTTACCCTCGCGCCGAGAGGGGTCACAACGGAGCGATCATGCAGTCGAGCATGCGGGCGACGATAGGGCACGTCCCGAAGCGGAGAGTGTTGGGTGCAACCCTGGTGCTGCTCGGCGCCGCGTTGGCGCTGGCGGCGCCGGCGCAGGCCCAGAGGCGCGGCCCGATGGGGGGCTACGGCGACGGGCCCAAGTGGTGGGGTTCGTTCTGGGGCGGCTACCAGTGGTCCAACCAGGTGGGAGATCCGGGGACCAACTCCACCTGGAACTACGACTCCAACTGGATGGTCCGCCTCACCGCCGAGCGCGAGGTGGCGCCGCGGACGGCGATCGGCGTGGCGTGGAACTACTCGCGGATGCCGCTGGCG harbors:
- a CDS encoding anhydro-N-acetylmuramic acid kinase, with the protein product MTIVVGLMSGTSLDGISAAVVRFTRAGEGGRIGYELLGYDVVAYDEAQRARLARALREGTPEEYCRLNFDLGELLARAAVQVIAESGVARREVAAIASHGQTLWHVPGHSTWQVGEASVIAERLGRPVVSDFRVRDMAAGGQGAPLVPIADALLFGGAHWRALQNIGGIGNVTVVPPNGGVTGVRAFDTGPGVVVIDGVTRALVPSLRYDVDGALARQGLPVQEVVEAALRDPYFAAPPPKSTGRELFSPDYIASFIRQCRAVRAEATASDIIATAVELTAHSIADAYRRFLPEPIQDVVVSGGGAKNPALVESVARLLPGRQVVPFDALFFDGEAKEAVAFALLGFLHLEGVPGNVPAATGAAGGRVLGKLTPA
- a CDS encoding N-acetylmuramic acid 6-phosphate etherase, which translates into the protein MPRRALDPRITEHRNPRSANIDLASPLEIVDIINAEDRGVPEAVATQREEIARGISFIEQAFRHGGRLFYAGAGTSGRLGILDASECPPTFGSDPELVQGIIAGGIDAVFRAQEGAEDLPENGARAVDEHGVRAGDVVIGIAASGTTPFVRGALARAKELGAVAGLVACTHIDDGFAATLDLAIIPVTGPEVVTGSTRLKAGTATKLVLNMLTTGAMIRIGKTFGNLMVDLRATNLKLVDRSQRIIMEVCDVSRDEARALLERAGGLVKLAIVMHLLGVGRDEAERALEQGDGVIRRVVGGEPPPVP